In the genome of Streptomyces racemochromogenes, one region contains:
- a CDS encoding GntR family transcriptional regulator yields MVVFRIERRSGLPAYLQIVQQVEQALRMGTLAEGDKLPTAAQVAATTKVNPNTTLKAYRELERSGLVEVRQGSGSFITRSLATPQTAPESPLRTGLGEWMREAREQGLSARDVSTLFGAVLGEHYPPTP; encoded by the coding sequence GTGGTCGTGTTCCGCATCGAACGCCGCAGCGGACTGCCCGCCTACCTCCAGATCGTGCAGCAGGTGGAACAGGCCCTGCGGATGGGGACGTTGGCCGAGGGCGACAAGCTGCCGACGGCCGCGCAGGTCGCCGCCACCACGAAGGTCAACCCCAACACCACGCTCAAGGCCTACCGCGAGCTGGAACGTTCCGGTCTCGTCGAGGTGCGCCAGGGCTCCGGCTCCTTCATCACCCGCTCGCTGGCCACCCCGCAGACGGCGCCGGAGTCCCCGCTGCGCACGGGGCTCGGGGAGTGGATGCGCGAGGCCCGCGAGCAGGGGCTGAGCGCCCGCGACGTGTCGACGCTCTTCGGCGCGGTGCTGGGCGAACACTACCCGCCCACCCCCTGA
- a CDS encoding MetQ/NlpA family ABC transporter substrate-binding protein, with protein sequence MSAAPSRRRRTALALTTTATALALLVSGCGSGGSDGKRIRVGVSGDSPEWEVLAKEAKKEGLTVETVVFDDYSLPNKALSAGDIELNAFQHLVFLAQSNTENKTDIAPVAATTVVPLGLYSGKHKQLADLPDGASVTLPNDPANQGRGLRVLEQAKVIELKKDAGLFATPDDITANPKHIKITPVNAQQTPRTLKDADAAIINDGVAELAGIDAKTALFKDDPASPQSVPYLNVIAARADRKDDPDYAKIVKLYASKAVQDEVRRTSNGTAHHIDLPAPELQAELARITKQLAK encoded by the coding sequence ATGTCTGCTGCCCCATCGCGCCGCCGCCGCACCGCCCTCGCCCTCACCACCACCGCGACCGCCCTCGCGCTGCTCGTCTCCGGCTGCGGGTCCGGCGGCTCGGACGGCAAGCGCATCCGCGTGGGCGTCTCGGGGGACTCCCCCGAGTGGGAGGTCCTCGCCAAGGAGGCCAAGAAGGAGGGCCTCACCGTCGAGACGGTGGTCTTTGACGACTACTCGCTGCCCAACAAGGCGCTCAGCGCGGGCGACATCGAGCTCAACGCCTTCCAGCACCTGGTCTTCCTCGCCCAGTCCAACACCGAGAACAAGACCGACATCGCGCCCGTCGCCGCGACCACGGTCGTGCCGCTCGGCCTCTACTCCGGCAAGCACAAGCAGCTCGCCGACCTCCCCGACGGAGCCTCGGTCACCCTGCCCAACGACCCCGCCAACCAGGGCCGCGGACTGCGCGTCCTGGAACAGGCCAAGGTCATCGAGCTGAAGAAGGACGCCGGCCTCTTCGCCACCCCCGACGACATCACCGCCAACCCCAAGCACATCAAGATCACCCCGGTGAACGCCCAGCAGACCCCGCGCACCCTCAAGGACGCGGACGCCGCGATCATCAACGACGGCGTCGCCGAACTCGCCGGCATCGACGCGAAGACCGCCCTGTTCAAGGACGACCCGGCGAGCCCGCAGTCCGTCCCGTACCTCAACGTGATCGCCGCCCGCGCGGACCGCAAGGACGACCCGGACTACGCGAAGATCGTGAAGCTGTACGCCTCCAAGGCCGTCCAGGACGAGGTACGGCGCACCAGCAACGGCACCGCCCACCACATCGACCTGCCCGCCCCGGAGCTCCAGGCCGAGCTGGCCCGCATCACCAAGCAGCTGGCGAAGTGA
- a CDS encoding MFS transporter, which produces MVSPAASRTSPSGIRRIVAASLVGTTIEWYDFFLYGSAAALVFNTLFFPASDPLVGTLLAFLTYAVGFAARPIGGVVFGHFGDRIGRKRLLVVSLLMMGGATFAIGLLPTHAAVGGAAPVLLTVLRLVQGFALGGEWGGAVLLVAEHGDERHRGFWASWPQAGAPGGNLLATGVLALLAAVQSDEAFLAWGWRVPFLLSGVLVVVGLWIRVSVSESPAFLEARARAEAEEAAGVRQRPPVVEVLRSGRRGVLTAIGVRVGENISYYVLTAFLLVYVTVHLHLPKGDALNAVLIGSAVHFVTIPLWGALSDRIGRRAVTLVGSVGMAGWAFVFFALLDSRSFPVIALAVTAGLLLHGAMYGPQAAFISEMFDTRVRYSGASMGSQVASIIGGALAPIIAVELLKEYGSSVPVSVYLCAAALVTTVTALVARETRGRSLDRAARTAAPVPVKG; this is translated from the coding sequence ATGGTCTCCCCCGCAGCGAGCAGAACCAGCCCGTCCGGCATACGCAGGATCGTCGCCGCGAGTCTCGTCGGGACCACCATCGAGTGGTACGACTTCTTTCTCTACGGCTCCGCCGCCGCGCTGGTGTTCAACACGCTGTTCTTCCCCGCCAGCGACCCCCTCGTCGGAACCCTCCTCGCCTTCCTCACCTACGCCGTCGGCTTCGCCGCGCGGCCCATCGGCGGGGTGGTGTTCGGGCACTTCGGGGACCGGATCGGGCGCAAGCGGTTGCTCGTGGTGAGTCTGCTGATGATGGGCGGGGCCACCTTCGCGATCGGGTTGCTGCCGACGCACGCCGCCGTCGGCGGGGCCGCGCCCGTGCTGTTGACCGTGTTGCGGCTGGTGCAGGGGTTCGCGCTCGGCGGGGAGTGGGGCGGGGCGGTGCTGCTCGTCGCCGAGCACGGGGACGAGCGGCACCGCGGGTTCTGGGCCTCGTGGCCGCAGGCCGGTGCGCCCGGCGGGAACCTGCTGGCCACCGGGGTGCTCGCGCTGCTGGCCGCCGTCCAGTCCGACGAGGCGTTCCTGGCGTGGGGGTGGCGGGTGCCGTTCCTGCTGTCCGGGGTACTGGTGGTGGTCGGGCTGTGGATACGGGTCTCGGTGTCGGAGTCGCCGGCGTTCCTGGAGGCGCGGGCCCGGGCCGAGGCCGAGGAGGCGGCGGGGGTGCGGCAGCGCCCGCCGGTGGTGGAGGTGCTGCGGTCGGGCCGGCGCGGGGTGCTCACGGCGATCGGGGTGCGGGTCGGGGAGAACATCTCCTATTACGTGCTGACGGCGTTTCTGCTCGTCTACGTGACCGTGCACCTGCACCTGCCGAAGGGGGACGCGCTGAACGCCGTGCTGATCGGTTCGGCGGTGCACTTCGTGACGATCCCGCTGTGGGGCGCGCTGTCGGACCGGATCGGGCGCAGGGCCGTGACCCTCGTCGGGTCGGTCGGGATGGCGGGCTGGGCGTTCGTCTTCTTCGCCCTGCTGGACTCGCGTTCCTTCCCGGTGATCGCCCTCGCCGTGACGGCCGGGCTGCTGCTGCACGGGGCGATGTACGGACCCCAGGCGGCGTTCATCTCCGAGATGTTCGACACCCGCGTCCGCTACTCGGGGGCCTCCATGGGCTCGCAGGTCGCCTCCATCATCGGCGGGGCCCTCGCGCCGATCATCGCGGTGGAGCTGCTGAAGGAGTACGGGTCCTCCGTGCCGGTCTCCGTCTACCTCTGCGCGGCCGCGCTGGTCACGACGGTGACCGCGCTCGTCGCCCGGGAGACCCGCGGCCGCAGCCTCGACCGGGCCGCCCGTACGGCCGCACCCGTCCCCGTCAAGGGCTGA
- a CDS encoding helix-turn-helix domain-containing protein — translation MLTGVTTVTEGIRELLGLLAQGAPAEEFARPAAAARAAGASGAELAALEEATGVALEVHRTLGRHRTREAELTALFDTAGDLAALRDLDAVLRAITHRAKQLLHTDVTYLSLIDEAAGDTFMRVTEGSVSAAFQQLRLGMGEGLGGLVAQTARPYATGDYQRDPRFQHTGPIDSAVGEEDLHAILGVPLRLGPKVIGVLFAADRSPREFSPREVALLSSLADHAAIAIDGARLLEETRRALAELGAASRTIQENSDALRRAERAHDRLTGLVLRGGGVAEVAAAIGALLEGGTLVHDPEGRELARTQAGPCPPPAGAVAASRSGGRAVAEGGTWVCAVLAGPELLGSITLTGRPGLDEAGRRLFERAATVTALLLLLGRSVAQTEDRIRGELLGDLLSPSADPGGLAVRARRLGVDLDRPHALFVLHSDAVPRPRLLTAAAHHARERHGLAGVHHDHAVLLAPSEAAGADAARLAGALGRSVGAPVTVGAARAGEGAGGLHSAHAEALRCLSTLRALGRAGDGSTLAELGFLGVLLGDRADLSGFVRTVLGPVLDYDARRGSDLVGTLRVYFATGMSQARAREVLHVHVNTVVQRLDRIGRLLGPDWQSPDRSLELQLALRLHQVSAPQEPAAPGPASPRPRPAI, via the coding sequence ATGCTCACCGGCGTGACCACCGTGACGGAAGGCATACGGGAGCTGCTGGGACTGCTGGCCCAGGGGGCGCCGGCGGAGGAGTTCGCGCGGCCCGCGGCGGCCGCGCGCGCCGCCGGGGCGTCCGGGGCCGAACTGGCCGCCCTGGAGGAGGCGACGGGGGTGGCGCTGGAGGTCCACCGGACGCTGGGCCGGCACCGCACCCGCGAGGCGGAGCTGACCGCGCTGTTCGACACCGCCGGGGACCTGGCCGCGCTGCGCGACCTGGACGCCGTGCTGCGGGCCATCACGCACCGGGCCAAGCAGCTGCTGCACACGGACGTCACGTACCTGTCGCTGATCGACGAGGCGGCGGGCGACACCTTCATGAGGGTGACCGAGGGCTCGGTGTCGGCCGCCTTCCAGCAGCTGCGCCTGGGGATGGGCGAGGGGCTGGGCGGGCTCGTCGCGCAGACGGCCCGCCCGTACGCCACGGGCGACTACCAGCGCGACCCGCGTTTCCAGCACACCGGCCCCATCGACAGTGCCGTCGGCGAGGAGGACCTGCACGCCATCCTCGGCGTCCCGCTGCGGCTGGGGCCGAAGGTGATCGGGGTGCTCTTCGCCGCCGACCGCAGCCCGCGCGAGTTCAGCCCGCGCGAGGTGGCGCTGCTGTCCTCGCTGGCCGACCACGCCGCCATCGCCATCGACGGGGCCCGCCTGCTGGAGGAGACCCGCCGGGCCCTGGCCGAACTGGGCGCCGCGTCCCGGACCATCCAGGAGAACAGCGACGCGCTGCGCCGGGCGGAGCGGGCGCACGACCGGCTGACCGGCCTCGTCCTGCGCGGCGGCGGCGTCGCCGAGGTGGCGGCCGCGATCGGGGCGCTGCTGGAGGGCGGCACCCTGGTCCACGACCCGGAGGGCAGGGAGCTGGCCCGTACGCAGGCCGGGCCCTGCCCTCCGCCAGCCGGGGCCGTGGCAGCGTCCCGGTCCGGCGGCCGGGCCGTGGCGGAGGGCGGCACCTGGGTGTGCGCGGTGCTGGCGGGGCCCGAACTCCTGGGCAGCATCACGCTGACCGGCCGCCCGGGCCTGGACGAGGCCGGGCGGCGCCTGTTCGAGCGTGCGGCGACGGTCACGGCCCTGCTGCTGCTCCTGGGCCGTTCGGTGGCGCAGACCGAGGACCGGATCCGGGGGGAGCTGCTCGGGGACCTGCTGAGCCCGTCCGCGGATCCGGGGGGTCTGGCCGTGCGGGCCCGCCGGCTGGGCGTGGATCTGGACCGTCCGCACGCCCTCTTCGTCCTGCACAGCGACGCCGTTCCGCGGCCGCGGCTGCTCACGGCGGCCGCGCACCACGCCCGCGAGCGCCACGGGCTGGCCGGGGTCCACCACGACCACGCCGTGCTGCTGGCCCCCTCGGAGGCGGCGGGCGCCGACGCGGCCCGGCTCGCCGGGGCCCTCGGGCGGAGCGTGGGCGCGCCGGTCACGGTGGGTGCGGCACGGGCCGGCGAGGGCGCGGGCGGGCTGCACTCCGCGCACGCGGAGGCGTTGCGCTGTCTGTCGACGCTGCGGGCGCTGGGGCGGGCCGGCGACGGGAGCACGCTCGCGGAACTGGGTTTCCTGGGGGTGCTGCTGGGCGACCGGGCCGACCTGTCGGGCTTCGTACGGACCGTGCTCGGGCCGGTGCTGGACTACGACGCCCGGCGCGGGAGCGACCTCGTGGGGACGCTGCGGGTCTACTTCGCGACGGGCATGAGCCAGGCGCGGGCGAGGGAGGTCCTGCACGTCCACGTGAACACCGTGGTGCAGCGCCTCGACCGCATCGGCCGGCTCCTCGGCCCCGACTGGCAGTCCCCGGACCGCTCCCTGGAACTCCAACTCGCCCTGCGCCTGCACCAGGTGTCGGCTCCGCAGGAGCCGGCGGCCCCGGGGCCGGCTTCGCCTCGACCACGGCCGGCGATCTGA
- a CDS encoding methionine ABC transporter ATP-binding protein, whose amino-acid sequence MSAAASGPPAAAVRPAVEFRSVRKEFPGGAVAVDDVSLTVGAGTVFGVVGHSGAGKSTLLRLVNGLEEPTSGSVLVDGQDLAALGERGLRPVRREIGMIFQQFNLFRSRTVLGNVLYPLRLAGLDRAAARARAEETLEFVGLSGHGKRYPEQLSGGQRQRVGIARALATRPKVLLCDEATSALDPQTTGEVLALLRRVNRELGVTVVLITHEMDVVRGLCDRVAVMEDGRVVETGEVYEVFARPQHPTTAAFVRSALHAEPDGELLERLRARHPGRLVTVPVVDGVPVMEGLSPLLREHGVDFAFVHGGVGEVRGRPLGSVTIELRGERAAVEAVEAGLARSGRRKAGVR is encoded by the coding sequence GTGAGCGCCGCAGCCTCCGGCCCCCCGGCGGCCGCCGTCCGTCCGGCGGTCGAGTTCCGTTCCGTGCGCAAGGAGTTCCCCGGCGGCGCCGTCGCCGTCGACGACGTCAGCCTCACCGTGGGCGCGGGCACCGTCTTCGGGGTCGTCGGTCACAGCGGCGCCGGCAAGTCCACCCTGCTGCGCCTGGTCAACGGCCTGGAGGAGCCCACCTCGGGCAGCGTCCTGGTGGACGGCCAGGACCTGGCCGCCCTCGGGGAGCGCGGACTGCGGCCCGTACGCCGGGAGATCGGCATGATCTTCCAGCAGTTCAACCTCTTCCGCTCCCGCACCGTCCTCGGCAACGTCCTCTACCCCCTGCGCCTGGCCGGCCTGGACCGTGCCGCCGCCCGGGCACGCGCCGAGGAGACGCTGGAGTTCGTCGGGCTCTCCGGGCACGGCAAGCGCTACCCCGAACAGCTCTCGGGCGGGCAGCGGCAGCGGGTCGGCATCGCCCGCGCCCTCGCCACCCGCCCCAAGGTGCTGCTGTGCGACGAGGCCACGTCCGCGCTGGACCCGCAGACCACCGGCGAGGTACTGGCGCTGCTCCGCCGGGTCAACCGCGAACTGGGCGTCACCGTCGTCCTGATCACCCACGAGATGGACGTCGTACGCGGCCTCTGCGACCGGGTGGCGGTCATGGAGGACGGCCGGGTGGTCGAGACGGGCGAGGTGTACGAGGTGTTCGCGCGGCCGCAGCACCCCACCACGGCCGCCTTCGTCCGCTCGGCGCTGCACGCCGAGCCGGACGGTGAGCTCCTGGAGCGGCTGCGGGCACGCCATCCGGGCCGGCTCGTGACCGTACCGGTCGTCGACGGAGTACCGGTCATGGAGGGCCTGTCGCCGCTGCTGCGCGAGCACGGCGTCGACTTCGCCTTCGTCCACGGCGGGGTCGGCGAGGTCCGCGGGCGCCCGCTGGGCAGCGTGACCATCGAACTGCGGGGCGAGCGGGCGGCGGTGGAGGCCGTCGAGGCGGGCCTGGCCCGGTCCGGCCGCCGGAAGGCGGGTGTGCGGTGA
- a CDS encoding MFS transporter yields the protein MASRAGSVESSAPARVVLLTLSAGQFLMALDSSVMNVSIATVAEDVGTTVSGIQGAITAYTLVMAMFMIPGGKVGALIGRKRAFLIGCCIYGAGSLTTALAPNLTVLLFGWALLEGLGAALILPAIVALVAGNFVPERRPAAYGLVAAAGAVAIAVGPLVGGVATTYFSWRWVFAGEVLVVLGILVLARRIADAPVGERKRIDLVGAVLSALGLGLFVYGVLRSDEWGWFHPKPDAPSWLGISLVVWLMLAGLLLIWLFLRWEARLVERGRDPLIDPALLQNKQLTGGLTMFFFQYLVQMGVFFVVPLYLSVALGLSALQTGARLLPLSVTLLAAAVLIPRFLPDVSPRRVVRLGVLALLAGAVILMAALDVGAGAEVVTVPLLLIGLGMGALASQLGSVTVSAVPEEKSAEVGGVQNAVTNLGASIGTALAGSVMIAALASSFLISIQQNPAIPESVKSQATVKIQSGAPFLSDAQLEAALDEAGTTTEVSQAALDANAAARLDGLQAALAILALAALLALFFTHRIPTAQPRSTQP from the coding sequence ATGGCATCGAGGGCAGGCTCTGTCGAGAGTTCGGCACCAGCGCGGGTCGTCTTGCTGACGCTTTCGGCCGGCCAGTTCCTGATGGCGCTCGACAGCTCGGTCATGAACGTCTCGATCGCGACGGTGGCCGAGGACGTGGGCACGACCGTGTCGGGCATCCAGGGGGCGATCACCGCCTACACCCTCGTGATGGCGATGTTCATGATCCCGGGCGGCAAGGTCGGGGCGCTGATCGGCCGCAAACGCGCGTTCCTGATCGGCTGCTGCATCTACGGGGCCGGCTCCCTCACCACGGCGCTGGCACCGAACCTGACCGTGCTGCTGTTCGGCTGGGCGCTTCTCGAAGGCCTCGGGGCGGCACTCATCCTGCCCGCGATCGTGGCGCTGGTGGCCGGCAACTTCGTTCCCGAACGCCGTCCCGCCGCCTACGGACTCGTCGCGGCGGCCGGGGCTGTGGCGATCGCGGTCGGGCCGCTCGTCGGCGGGGTCGCGACGACGTACTTCTCCTGGCGGTGGGTGTTCGCCGGTGAGGTGCTGGTGGTGCTCGGCATCCTGGTGCTGGCGCGCCGCATCGCCGACGCCCCGGTCGGCGAACGCAAGCGCATCGATCTCGTCGGCGCCGTGCTGTCCGCGCTCGGGCTGGGGCTCTTCGTCTACGGGGTGCTCCGCTCGGACGAATGGGGCTGGTTCCATCCGAAGCCCGACGCGCCCTCGTGGCTGGGGATCTCGCTGGTCGTGTGGCTGATGCTGGCAGGTCTGCTGCTGATCTGGCTCTTTCTGCGCTGGGAGGCTCGCCTTGTGGAACGGGGCAGGGACCCGCTCATCGACCCGGCGCTGCTGCAGAACAAGCAGCTCACCGGCGGACTGACCATGTTCTTCTTCCAGTACCTGGTGCAGATGGGCGTGTTCTTCGTCGTACCGCTCTACCTGTCGGTCGCCCTGGGCCTGTCCGCGCTGCAGACGGGTGCCCGCCTCCTGCCGCTGTCGGTGACCCTGCTGGCGGCCGCGGTCCTGATCCCCCGCTTCCTCCCGGACGTCTCGCCACGGCGCGTGGTACGGCTCGGGGTCCTCGCCCTGCTCGCCGGTGCGGTGATCCTGATGGCCGCGCTCGACGTCGGCGCCGGTGCGGAAGTCGTCACCGTCCCCCTGCTGCTGATCGGTCTCGGAATGGGCGCACTGGCGTCCCAGCTCGGATCGGTCACCGTCTCCGCTGTACCGGAGGAGAAGAGCGCGGAGGTCGGCGGCGTCCAGAACGCCGTCACGAACCTCGGCGCCTCGATCGGTACGGCACTCGCCGGATCGGTCATGATCGCCGCCCTTGCCAGTTCTTTCCTGATCAGCATCCAGCAGAACCCGGCGATCCCGGAGAGCGTCAAGAGCCAGGCGACCGTCAAGATCCAGAGCGGCGCACCGTTCCTGTCGGACGCGCAGCTCGAGGCAGCCCTCGACGAAGCCGGCACGACCACGGAGGTGTCGCAGGCGGC